Sequence from the Lysobacter solisilvae genome:
CTCTTGATCTTGGTTTTGATTTCGCGTCCGCCTGCCATCTTTCTTCTCGGTAGGGCGGGCTCAAGCCCGCCATTCGAAATCCAACTTCACCGCGACGGTGGGCCTGGGGCCCACTGATCGCAGTTACCAGGTGCCGGTCGCCACGAATTCCTCGATGCCCTTCTTGAAGGTGCCCTCGAGGTCGTCGTTCCAGTCGCCGGTGGTGGCGATCTTGTTCATCATGTCGCCGTAGTTGTTGGCGAAGTGCGCGTGGAGGGCGGCTTCGAACGGACCGATCTTGGCGACCGGCACGTTGTCCATGTAGCCCTTGTCCACGGCGTAGATCGACAGCGACTGCTCGGCGACCGACATCGGCGCGTACTGCTTCTGCTTCATCAGCTCGGTGACGCGCTGGCCGCGCTCGAGCTGCTTGCGGGTGGCTTCGTCCAGGTCCGAGGCGAACTGCGCGAACGCGGCGAGCTCGCGGTACTGGGCCAGCGCGATGCGGATGCCGCCCGACAGCTTCTTCATGATCTTGGTCTGGGCGGCGCCACCGACGCGCGACACCGAGACGCCGGCGTTCACGGCCGGACGGATGCCGGCGTTGAACAGGTCGGTTTCCAGGAAGATCTGGCCGTCGGTGATGGAGATCACGTTGGTCGGCACGAACGCGGACACGTCACCCGCCTGCGTTTCGATGATCGGCAGCGCGGTGAGCGAGCCGGTCTTGCCCTTGACGGCGCCGTTGGTGAACTTCTCGACGTACTCCTCGGACACGCGGGCGGCGCGCTCGAGCAGGCGGCTGTGCAGGTAGAACACGTCACCCGGGTAGGCTTCGCGGCCCGGCGGGCGGCGCAGCAGCAGCGAGATCTGGCGGTAGGCCACGGCCTGCTTGGACAGATCGTCGTAGATGATCAGCGCGTCTTCGCCGCGGTCGCGGAAGTACTCGCCCATGGTGCAGCCCGAGTACGGCGCGATGTACTGCATCGCGGCCGATTCGGAGGCCGAGGCGGCCACGACGGTCGTGTAGGCCATCGCGCCGTGCTCTTCGAGCTTGCGCACGATGTTGGCGATGGTCGAGTTCTTCTGGCCGATCGCGACGTAGATGCACTTAATGCCGGAGTGCTTCTGGTTGATGATCGCGTCGATCGCCACCGCGGTCTTGCCGGTCTGGCGGTCGCCGATGATCAGCTCGCGCTGGCCGCGGCCGATCGGGATCATCGAGTCGATGGACTTGTAACCGGTCTGCACCGGCTGCGACACCGACTTGCGCCAGATCACGCCCGGAGCGATCGTTTCGACCGGCGCCGAGGTCTTGGCGTCGATCGGGCCCTTGCCGTCGATGGCCTCACCCAGCGCGTTGACCACGCGGCCGAGCATTTCCGGGCCAGTGGGGACTTCGAGGATGCGGCCGGTGGTCTTGGCCACGTCGCCTTCGCGCAGGTGTTCGTAGTCGCCCAGGACCACGGCGCCGACCGAGTCGCGCTCCAGGTTCAGCGCGAGCGCGAAAGTGGCGTTGGGCAGCTCGATCATTTCGCCCTGCATCACGTCGGCCAGGCCGTGGATGCGCACGATGCCGTCGGACACCGAGGTCACGGTGCCTTCGTTGCGCGCTTCGGCGGCCAGCTTGACCTTCTCGATGCGGGTCTTGATCAGTTCGCTGATTTCGGACGGGTTGAGCTGCGTGGTAGCCATCGGTGGTTCCTCAGACCGGCGTCGCCGCCGGTGGATAAATGAAAAGCGTTAGTTGGCCAGAGCGGCCTGCAGGCGACCGAGCTTGCCCTTGAGCGAGCCGTCGATCACCACGTCGCCGGCGTCGATCACGGCGCCGCCGATCAGCGAGGCGTCAACCGCGGACTCGATCTCGACGTCGCGGCCGAAGCGCTTGACCAGCGCGGCCCGGATGCCCTCGAGTTCACCGTTGCCCAGCACGCTGGCCGAGGTGACGCGCGCCTTGACCACGCGCTCGGCTTCGGCGCGCAGCTCCTCGAACAGACCGGCGATTTCGGTCAGCAGCGAGAGGCGGCGGTTGTCGGCGAGCAGGGCCACGAAGTCGCGCATGGTCTGGGTGGCGCCATCGATGGCGAGCAGGTCGACCGCGTCGGCGTGGGTCAGGCGCGGGCTGCCGAGCAGACCGGCGACCTGCGGATCGGCCGCCACGCGCGCGGCGAATGCCAGCGCGTTCGACCAGTGTGCGTAGGCACCGGCGTCACGCGCCAGCGCGAAGGCCGCGCGGGCGTAGGGACGTGCGAGGGTGAGGGCCTGGCTCATCGGCTTCAGATCTCGGCAGCGAGTTCGTCGAGCAGCGCCTTGTGGGCGTTGGCGTCGATCTCACGGCGCAGCAGCTTCTCCGCGCCGGTGACGGCCAGGGCGGACACGTGCTTGCGCAGGTCTTCCTTGGCGCGGTTGGCCGCGGCAACGATCTCGGCTTCGGCCACTGCCTTCTGGCGGTTGGCTTCGGCGATCGCGTCGTTCTTGGCCTGATCGATGATCTGGTTGGCGCGCTGGTGGGCCTGTTCGATGATCTCGTTCGCCTTGGTGCGGGCGACCTTGAGTTCGTCGTTGACCTGTTCCTGCGCCTGGGCCAGCGCCTTCTGGCTGTTGTCGGCCGCGGCGAGGCCTTCAGCGATCTTGCGCTGACGTTCCTCGATGGCCGACATGATGTGCGGCCAGCCGAATTTCATCACCAGCCAGGCGACCGCGAAGAAGGCGATGCCCTGAATGACGAGAGTGAGGTTGGGTAGCATGGTTCCTGCTCCTGACACCGACGGCGGCTGCCGTCGGCGATTGCCTTGACCGCGTTGCTTCGCGAGTGTTGCCGGACGCGAATTAGGCGCCGAGCGCCGCGATGAACGGGTTGGCGAACAGCAGCAGCAGCGCGATGGCGACGCCGATGATCGGCACCGCGTCGAGCAGGCCGGCGACGATGAACATCTTGGTCTGCAGCATCGGGGTCAGCTCCGGCTGGCGGGCCGAGCCTTCCAGGAACTTGCCGCCGAGGATGGCGAAGCCGATGCCGGTGCCGAGGGCGCCGAGACCGATCAGGAGGCCAGCGGCGATGACCGTGAACTTCATCACTTCGGCGATAAGGGCTGCGTTTTCCATGGTGCTCTCCGTACGTGAAACTGTTGAATCAGTGGGTGGATGAATC
This genomic interval carries:
- the atpA gene encoding F0F1 ATP synthase subunit alpha — its product is MATTQLNPSEISELIKTRIEKVKLAAEARNEGTVTSVSDGIVRIHGLADVMQGEMIELPNATFALALNLERDSVGAVVLGDYEHLREGDVAKTTGRILEVPTGPEMLGRVVNALGEAIDGKGPIDAKTSAPVETIAPGVIWRKSVSQPVQTGYKSIDSMIPIGRGQRELIIGDRQTGKTAVAIDAIINQKHSGIKCIYVAIGQKNSTIANIVRKLEEHGAMAYTTVVAASASESAAMQYIAPYSGCTMGEYFRDRGEDALIIYDDLSKQAVAYRQISLLLRRPPGREAYPGDVFYLHSRLLERAARVSEEYVEKFTNGAVKGKTGSLTALPIIETQAGDVSAFVPTNVISITDGQIFLETDLFNAGIRPAVNAGVSVSRVGGAAQTKIMKKLSGGIRIALAQYRELAAFAQFASDLDEATRKQLERGQRVTELMKQKQYAPMSVAEQSLSIYAVDKGYMDNVPVAKIGPFEAALHAHFANNYGDMMNKIATTGDWNDDLEGTFKKGIEEFVATGTW
- a CDS encoding F0F1 ATP synthase subunit B, whose product is MLPNLTLVIQGIAFFAVAWLVMKFGWPHIMSAIEERQRKIAEGLAAADNSQKALAQAQEQVNDELKVARTKANEIIEQAHQRANQIIDQAKNDAIAEANRQKAVAEAEIVAAANRAKEDLRKHVSALAVTGAEKLLRREIDANAHKALLDELAAEI
- the atpE gene encoding F0F1 ATP synthase subunit C; its protein translation is MENAALIAEVMKFTVIAAGLLIGLGALGTGIGFAILGGKFLEGSARQPELTPMLQTKMFIVAGLLDAVPIIGVAIALLLLFANPFIAALGA
- a CDS encoding F0F1 ATP synthase subunit delta — translated: MSQALTLARPYARAAFALARDAGAYAHWSNALAFAARVAADPQVAGLLGSPRLTHADAVDLLAIDGATQTMRDFVALLADNRRLSLLTEIAGLFEELRAEAERVVKARVTSASVLGNGELEGIRAALVKRFGRDVEIESAVDASLIGGAVIDAGDVVIDGSLKGKLGRLQAALAN